A part of Prolixibacteraceae bacterium genomic DNA contains:
- a CDS encoding arylsulfatase, with translation MKKSLMLIALFILGVSSNVMAAKKSDKPNIVVIFGDDIGWFNISAYNMGMMGYKTPNIDRIAHDGMMFTDYYGEQSCTAGRAAFMTGQIPVRTGLTKVGIPGARVGLQAEDPTIAELLKPHGYVCGQFGKNHFGDRDEFLPTNHGFDEFYGNLYHLNAEEEPEHAMYPKDAAFRKKFGPRGVIHSYADGRIEDTGSLTIKRMETCDEEFKEAGFDFMERAVKSNKPFFVWMNATRMHVNTHLKDASKNKTDYGIYADGMVEHDQWVGDILDKLKELKVDENTIIIYTTDNGAEVFSWPDGGTTPFHGEKNTSWEGGFRVPCMIKWPGHIQPHQVSNEIVSAQDWLPTIMAAVGEDHVKEDLLKGKKVGDKTFNVHIDGFNILPYLKGDMKGSPRDYFFYFTDDGKLAAVRMGDWKLMFLRQDAKGFDVWGNPFTPLRLPKIYNLRMDPFERADEESINYDRWMFDNVFYLYMGQDKTAEFLKTFLTYPPRQRPGSFNVDEITERFLKVQD, from the coding sequence ATGAAAAAATCATTAATGCTAATAGCTCTTTTTATACTAGGGGTATCCTCTAATGTAATGGCAGCGAAAAAAAGTGATAAACCCAACATCGTTGTTATCTTCGGTGACGACATAGGTTGGTTTAATATCAGTGCATACAATATGGGGATGATGGGATATAAAACTCCAAATATCGATCGTATTGCACATGATGGTATGATGTTCACTGACTACTATGGAGAGCAGTCATGTACGGCAGGCCGTGCAGCATTTATGACAGGTCAAATTCCAGTAAGAACAGGACTTACAAAAGTAGGGATTCCGGGTGCACGAGTAGGCCTTCAAGCTGAAGATCCAACCATTGCGGAGCTACTGAAACCACATGGATACGTGTGTGGGCAGTTTGGTAAAAACCACTTCGGAGACCGTGATGAATTCCTTCCAACCAACCATGGTTTTGATGAGTTTTACGGAAACCTGTACCACCTAAACGCAGAAGAAGAACCTGAACATGCAATGTATCCCAAAGATGCTGCATTCCGTAAGAAGTTTGGACCTCGTGGTGTTATTCATTCATATGCAGATGGACGTATTGAAGACACTGGTTCATTGACTATCAAAAGAATGGAGACATGTGATGAAGAGTTCAAAGAGGCTGGATTCGATTTTATGGAGCGAGCTGTCAAATCAAATAAACCATTCTTTGTATGGATGAATGCAACAAGGATGCATGTAAACACTCACTTAAAAGATGCTTCTAAGAACAAAACAGACTATGGTATCTATGCTGATGGTATGGTAGAACATGACCAATGGGTTGGAGATATTCTTGACAAACTGAAAGAACTAAAGGTAGACGAAAATACTATCATTATCTATACTACGGATAACGGTGCTGAAGTATTCTCATGGCCTGACGGAGGTACAACACCATTCCACGGAGAGAAAAACACATCATGGGAAGGTGGATTTAGGGTTCCATGTATGATCAAATGGCCAGGTCATATACAACCTCATCAAGTATCTAATGAGATTGTATCCGCTCAAGATTGGTTACCTACGATTATGGCAGCAGTTGGGGAAGACCATGTAAAAGAAGACTTATTGAAAGGAAAGAAAGTAGGGGATAAAACATTCAATGTACATATTGATGGTTTCAACATCCTACCATACCTAAAAGGAGATATGAAGGGCTCTCCAAGAGATTACTTCTTCTATTTTACGGATGATGGTAAATTGGCAGCAGTTCGTATGGGAGACTGGAAACTTATGTTCCTTCGCCAAGATGCTAAAGGATTTGATGTGTGGGGAAATCCATTTACACCACTCAGATTACCTAAGATCTATAATTTAAGAATGGACCCATTCGAAAGAGCAGATGAAGAGTCTATTAACTACGATCGTTGGATGTTTGACAATGTGTTCTACCTATACATGGGACAAGATAAAACAGCTGAATTCTTAAAAACATTCTTAACCTACCCTCCTCGTCAGAGACCAGGAAGCTTTAATGTGGATGAAATCACTGAGAGATTCTTGAAAGTACAAGACTAA
- a CDS encoding helix-turn-helix transcriptional regulator yields the protein MKREITFDLKEESHRNFAKWIVESYNGTFDGTYGVFDNHSGKGEVWYYGWKDLLEVAVIENVLYEETHFIRKATHENKWLLLVYNLSQSVNQEIKTDRNLLGKLSDGIFAHSLSYDSTYIYQAHQLNRAIILRIDKSAISRFTKNHKILSFFDKNNTFAFYEQLNAETFKKVIKIFSSQQDRDFSEGQTMNISIELILSFFQQIKERQLNSSIGRGLHPKDIQLMQMARKFLATSYYNKITLPELADKLNISVSKLKRDFKKYYNTNVTQFYTDIRMTKAFELLETGKHQVGDVAEIIGYESLPQFTQTFKKYHGILPNQVITKTTRNNSLSYIKQS from the coding sequence ATGAAAAGAGAAATTACATTTGATCTAAAAGAAGAGAGTCACAGAAATTTTGCCAAATGGATAGTGGAAAGCTATAATGGCACATTTGATGGAACCTATGGTGTTTTTGATAACCATTCGGGTAAAGGTGAGGTTTGGTATTATGGATGGAAAGACCTTCTAGAAGTGGCTGTCATCGAAAATGTACTATACGAAGAGACTCATTTTATCAGAAAGGCAACACATGAGAACAAGTGGCTATTGCTTGTCTACAACCTTTCACAATCTGTTAATCAAGAGATCAAAACAGACAGGAATCTACTTGGAAAATTGAGCGATGGGATATTTGCTCATAGTCTTAGTTACGATTCAACATACATATATCAAGCTCATCAGTTAAACAGAGCCATTATACTACGTATAGATAAGTCTGCAATATCTCGCTTTACTAAAAATCATAAGATCCTGTCTTTTTTTGACAAGAACAATACTTTCGCTTTTTATGAACAGCTAAATGCTGAAACATTTAAGAAGGTAATAAAAATCTTCTCATCACAACAAGACCGGGACTTCTCAGAAGGACAAACGATGAATATATCTATCGAGTTAATCCTCTCCTTCTTCCAACAGATCAAAGAGAGACAACTTAATTCATCTATTGGTAGAGGATTACACCCCAAAGATATTCAACTCATGCAGATGGCAAGGAAATTTCTTGCCACATCATATTACAATAAAATAACACTTCCAGAGCTTGCCGACAAGTTAAATATTAGCGTCAGTAAATTAAAGAGAGATTTCAAAAAATATTACAACACCAATGTCACACAGTTTTATACTGACATCCGAATGACAAAAGCATTTGAACTTCTAGAGACTGGAAAGCACCAAGTCGGTGATGTTGCTGAAATTATCGGTTATGAAAGCTTACCTCAGTTTACGCAAACATTTAAGAAGTATCATGGTATTCTTCCAAATCAGGTAATTACAAAAACTACAAGAAATAACAGTTTGAGCTATATCAAACAATCATAG
- a CDS encoding Spy/CpxP family protein refolding chaperone, with translation MKNIIRNTIASTLLILFIGVMSVSAQNGPQGKQCPKSAKCKMMKFMELSEEQQAQMKDIRMASQKICKPWADELRETRAHQQTLVTAESPDMKAINKNIDKMSDLMTNIAKEKAKSTQDIRALLSDEQRVKFDQMMQKKKMGHHKGRHNKGNKR, from the coding sequence ATGAAAAACATCATTCGAAATACTATCGCTTCTACATTATTGATCCTTTTTATTGGGGTTATGTCAGTATCTGCTCAAAATGGTCCTCAAGGAAAGCAGTGTCCGAAATCGGCAAAGTGTAAAATGATGAAGTTTATGGAACTTTCTGAAGAGCAGCAGGCTCAAATGAAAGATATTCGTATGGCTTCTCAAAAAATTTGTAAGCCATGGGCTGATGAATTAAGAGAGACTAGAGCACACCAGCAAACGCTTGTAACTGCAGAATCTCCTGACATGAAGGCGATTAATAAGAATATTGATAAAATGAGTGACTTGATGACTAACATTGCAAAAGAGAAGGCAAAGTCAACTCAAGATATAAGAGCTTTACTGTCTGATGAACAAAGAGTAAAGTTTGACCAAATGATGCAAAAGAAAAAGATGGGGCATCATAAAGGAAGACATAACAAAGGAAATAAACGATAG
- a CDS encoding tetratricopeptide repeat protein: MRSRRQYSQLNHIYDHLYQGELLRAIQELEKESTNHNESDISYQIKIQKDVYKNMLHFTSQNAVDPEREKVYHQLKEKLLKLTDKLLYKIQMKFQNSFYGVEASKIENGRILSIQSVIESIDDIYIQSATQKVLKDAFNEKEQKSRTYNILKELFHHCVFGNQLTIDHLNHIEGLSSSSPLVENYMKTLISGITIGTLLHFNSEKIEILLSYCSHKDDEVSVRSFIGILLIYAWHHERFLSNIQLAKGVDKALESMSYLIHPTLKMMSRNYHIPWVKRFLDNEIMEEMKDLSSKYKSDDLHAPFDDDEENPVWKKIIEESPKLEEKIRHLSELQGKGVDVYYASFSNQKQFPFFKDLSSWLMSFQWDYLDLSSFAFFDHEMTDIVKESNMLCESDKYSFYFLLHATPEQQREAMIHGIKEEFAQQNEVEKEETKINPNNEEKTIARKYLMDLFRMINLFGGLQSLKPLLNDAIEPSTLEIFRKYINQEVELNIADFYFDNKYYEAAGEIYQTWIQNDTEGSITQKCGYCLQKQERYKEAIKIYKRADIITDKTLWNQKKIAFCYRKIGQYKKAIKWYQSVLKLNPDHIPSILAISSCYIEEQLYDEALEILSQAYCNVSEDHRIQSAIGWVLFLKGDYHQALNYFNEIENNIWMIEEYKGHAYFCLESWDNAIASFKRCMKLSPYKSVEMYERIVEKESIYIQNKISNTSISLLKDMLYTIMKEESL, translated from the coding sequence ATGAGAAGTAGAAGACAATATTCGCAATTAAATCATATCTATGATCACTTGTATCAAGGAGAACTACTTCGTGCCATACAAGAGCTAGAAAAAGAGAGCACCAACCATAATGAATCAGATATTTCGTATCAAATTAAGATACAGAAAGATGTCTATAAAAACATGCTTCACTTTACCTCTCAAAATGCTGTAGATCCAGAGAGAGAGAAGGTATATCACCAATTAAAAGAGAAACTTCTTAAACTCACCGATAAGCTTCTATATAAGATTCAAATGAAGTTTCAGAATAGCTTTTATGGTGTCGAAGCGAGCAAAATAGAGAACGGTAGAATTCTATCCATTCAAAGTGTTATTGAATCTATTGATGATATCTATATACAAAGTGCGACACAGAAAGTACTAAAAGATGCATTTAATGAGAAAGAACAAAAATCACGTACCTATAATATTCTCAAAGAGTTATTCCATCATTGTGTATTTGGTAACCAATTAACGATTGATCACTTAAATCATATTGAAGGCCTTTCAAGTTCATCACCACTCGTCGAGAACTATATGAAGACATTAATTAGTGGTATTACAATTGGAACTTTATTGCATTTTAACTCAGAGAAGATCGAGATTCTTCTCTCCTACTGTTCTCATAAAGATGACGAGGTAAGCGTACGATCATTTATTGGCATTCTTCTTATTTATGCTTGGCACCATGAACGCTTCTTATCCAATATTCAACTTGCGAAAGGTGTAGATAAAGCGTTGGAGTCGATGAGCTATTTAATTCATCCCACCCTTAAGATGATGAGTCGTAACTACCATATTCCATGGGTGAAACGTTTTCTTGATAATGAGATTATGGAAGAGATGAAAGATCTTTCTTCAAAATACAAGAGTGATGATCTACATGCTCCATTTGATGATGATGAAGAGAATCCAGTATGGAAAAAGATTATCGAAGAATCCCCTAAACTAGAAGAGAAAATTCGGCATCTATCTGAACTTCAAGGTAAGGGAGTAGATGTCTATTACGCATCATTTTCAAATCAGAAACAATTTCCATTCTTCAAAGATCTATCATCTTGGCTAATGTCTTTTCAATGGGACTATCTTGACCTATCTTCATTCGCCTTTTTTGATCACGAGATGACCGATATTGTGAAGGAGTCAAATATGTTATGTGAAAGTGATAAGTATTCATTCTACTTCTTGCTTCATGCAACACCAGAACAACAAAGAGAGGCAATGATTCATGGGATTAAAGAGGAGTTCGCACAACAAAATGAAGTTGAAAAAGAAGAGACAAAGATTAACCCCAATAATGAGGAGAAAACTATTGCACGAAAATATTTAATGGATTTGTTTCGTATGATAAATCTATTCGGAGGTCTTCAATCACTAAAACCACTATTGAATGATGCAATAGAGCCCTCGACTCTTGAAATATTTCGTAAATATATCAACCAAGAAGTTGAACTAAATATTGCAGACTTCTATTTTGACAATAAATATTACGAGGCTGCGGGCGAAATATATCAGACATGGATTCAAAATGATACTGAAGGTAGCATTACACAAAAGTGTGGTTATTGCCTACAAAAACAAGAACGATATAAAGAGGCAATAAAAATATACAAAAGAGCTGATATCATCACGGACAAAACATTGTGGAACCAGAAAAAGATTGCTTTCTGTTATCGCAAGATAGGTCAATATAAAAAAGCCATTAAATGGTACCAAAGTGTATTAAAGCTCAATCCAGATCATATACCCTCAATTCTTGCGATTAGTAGTTGCTATATTGAAGAGCAGTTGTATGATGAAGCCCTAGAAATCTTATCCCAAGCATATTGTAATGTGTCAGAAGACCATAGAATACAAAGTGCAATTGGATGGGTATTATTTTTAAAAGGAGATTATCATCAAGCATTAAATTACTTCAATGAAATAGAGAACAATATATGGATGATAGAAGAGTATAAGGGACATGCCTACTTCTGTCTTGAGAGTTGGGATAATGCGATCGCCTCTTTTAAACGATGCATGAAACTATCTCCATATAAAAGTGTAGAGATGTATGAGAGGATTGTAGAGAAAGAGAGTATCTATATCCAGAATAAAATATCAAATACTTCTATATCTCTATTAAAGGATATGCTATATACTATAATGAAAGAAGAGAGCTTGTAG
- a CDS encoding DUF2807 domain-containing protein: protein MKILAYISLVLMISLGSIFNCNAKNSKNSKFYELQEFTSLCIQNNLDVELVKSDFYGVEQMNNLSEAIVKLEVKESKLRVFVDTDKMLNKRIKVKVYLPTIFSLNIDDGAEVHSKDTFVFGHVVICLSNASKVKMHIQAKKMEAYISNSSYLSLKGSCDKQLIYSENSSKYQASNFKSNHTEIHASNSTKANIFSEKTIIGDISTRSNVNVKGTPVVAKVEQVSHGQLFIRN, encoded by the coding sequence ATGAAAATATTAGCTTATATATCATTGGTTTTAATGATCTCTTTAGGATCAATTTTTAATTGTAACGCGAAGAATAGTAAGAACAGTAAGTTTTATGAGCTACAAGAATTCACATCCTTGTGTATCCAAAACAACTTAGATGTGGAGCTTGTTAAGTCTGATTTTTATGGCGTAGAGCAGATGAATAACCTTTCGGAAGCCATCGTAAAATTAGAAGTCAAGGAAAGTAAGTTGAGAGTATTTGTAGATACTGACAAGATGCTAAACAAAAGAATCAAGGTTAAGGTATATTTGCCGACAATATTCTCATTGAATATAGATGATGGGGCAGAGGTTCACTCAAAAGATACTTTTGTTTTTGGACATGTCGTAATCTGTCTATCGAATGCATCGAAAGTGAAGATGCATATCCAGGCAAAAAAGATGGAGGCATATATCTCTAACTCAAGTTATTTGTCTCTTAAGGGATCTTGTGATAAACAATTAATATATTCTGAGAATAGTTCTAAATATCAAGCATCTAATTTTAAGTCTAACCACACGGAGATTCATGCATCGAACAGTACAAAAGCAAATATATTTTCGGAAAAGACAATTATTGGAGATATTAGTACCAGATCTAATGTAAATGTCAAAGGTACTCCTGTTGTCGCTAAGGTGGAACAAGTATCACATGGCCAGTTATTTATTCGAAATTAA
- a CDS encoding DUF2807 domain-containing protein, whose translation MYWNEKMNRLLFLTVIFTILCSFQHDSFAMKVQRSEKGNGIVTREARDIDNFTRIHVATAIFAKVRSGDQFEVVVETDENLQDNITTKVQGGELRIFVSKSIKRSSKMNVYITLPRLEGAKTTSSGTIEGVGNFVCDNFYAEASSAGNVRINVDAKRIDARVSSGGDVELEGKANELYVSASSGGDFDSPKLNALVAKVRASSGADITLTVLNAFIGSASSGGKIDYYGTPKKVDVSSSSGGDVDHKR comes from the coding sequence ATGTATTGGAATGAAAAGATGAATCGACTACTGTTTCTTACAGTCATATTTACGATTCTTTGTAGCTTTCAACACGATAGTTTTGCAATGAAAGTGCAGAGAAGTGAAAAGGGAAATGGTATTGTAACAAGAGAGGCTAGAGACATAGATAATTTCACACGGATACATGTTGCTACAGCTATTTTTGCCAAAGTTCGCTCTGGTGATCAGTTTGAAGTTGTCGTGGAGACAGATGAGAATTTACAAGATAACATCACTACCAAAGTACAAGGAGGTGAGTTAAGGATATTTGTAAGTAAGTCCATAAAACGATCATCCAAAATGAATGTCTATATTACCCTTCCAAGACTCGAAGGAGCAAAGACAACAAGCAGTGGTACAATAGAAGGTGTCGGAAATTTTGTTTGTGATAATTTTTATGCAGAAGCCTCTTCTGCTGGAAATGTAAGAATTAATGTGGATGCCAAAAGAATTGATGCAAGAGTCTCTAGTGGAGGAGACGTGGAATTAGAAGGAAAGGCAAATGAACTTTATGTTTCAGCATCATCAGGTGGAGACTTTGATAGTCCTAAACTAAATGCTCTTGTTGCAAAGGTTAGAGCATCTTCAGGGGCAGACATTACATTAACTGTTCTCAATGCTTTTATTGGAAGTGCCTCCTCTGGTGGTAAAATCGACTATTATGGAACACCAAAAAAAGTTGATGTATCATCCTCTTCTGGAGGAGATGTGGATCATAAAAGATAA
- a CDS encoding metallophosphoesterase: MKRREFLKNTVLTGMALTFSQCRSSSSSHVCSFGLITDVHYADRDPKLEWNRYYRRALAKFKQAISFFNSKQPSFVVCLGDIKDEKKNPSKQTTLHFLERIESAFAAFKGKRYHALGNHDLDSISKEEFLSRVVNSGISKEKSYYSFDECGVHYVVLDTCFKSNGIPYDAGNFEWFDAYIPSEELEWLKKDLTKTSLPVIVFTHHPLDDFNLPDKRISITNAYQVRKILEESSKVMAVFQGHHHDGNYCLHNNIHYYTMKSVVDGTEENNYALIEINLEKNKILINGYGNTSSLDLKIKSK, encoded by the coding sequence ATGAAACGAAGAGAATTTTTAAAGAATACAGTATTAACGGGGATGGCCTTGACATTTTCACAATGTCGTAGTTCATCCTCTTCTCATGTTTGTTCATTTGGATTGATTACGGATGTTCATTATGCCGATAGAGATCCTAAATTGGAATGGAATCGTTATTATCGAAGAGCATTAGCTAAGTTTAAACAAGCAATCTCTTTTTTCAATTCAAAGCAACCTTCTTTTGTTGTTTGTCTCGGAGATATTAAAGATGAAAAAAAGAACCCATCTAAGCAGACCACGCTTCACTTCTTAGAGAGAATAGAGTCCGCTTTTGCTGCATTTAAAGGAAAAAGATATCATGCTCTAGGAAACCATGACCTTGATAGTATCTCAAAAGAAGAGTTCCTCTCTAGGGTGGTAAACAGTGGAATATCGAAAGAAAAAAGCTACTACTCTTTTGATGAGTGTGGAGTTCACTATGTTGTTCTAGATACCTGTTTTAAGTCGAATGGTATACCTTACGATGCTGGTAATTTCGAATGGTTTGATGCATATATACCTTCTGAAGAGTTAGAGTGGTTAAAAAAGGATTTGACCAAGACGTCTCTTCCTGTAATCGTTTTTACCCATCATCCTTTAGACGATTTCAACCTTCCAGATAAAAGAATATCCATTACGAATGCTTATCAAGTACGAAAGATACTAGAAGAATCAAGTAAGGTAATGGCAGTATTTCAAGGTCACCATCACGATGGAAACTACTGTCTGCATAATAATATTCATTATTATACAATGAAATCAGTTGTGGATGGAACTGAAGAGAATAATTATGCCCTCATTGAAATTAACCTTGAGAAAAATAAAATACTTATAAACGGGTATGGTAATACATCGTCATTAGACCTCAAGATAAAGAGTAAATAA